In Nocardioides marinus, one DNA window encodes the following:
- a CDS encoding YbaB/EbfC family nucleoid-associated protein: MSQNPFDALGGGGLDMNALLQQAQQMQEQLTQAQARLADTVVEGTVAGGAVTVKVNGVGELVGVDIRAGGFDGSDADDLSDLGDMIVAAYRDAKSQADAAAGEALGPLAGGLGDLGGGMGGGLPGGTPGQLGF; the protein is encoded by the coding sequence ATGAGCCAGAACCCGTTCGACGCCCTCGGCGGCGGAGGCCTCGACATGAACGCCCTGCTCCAGCAGGCCCAGCAGATGCAGGAGCAGCTGACCCAGGCCCAGGCCCGGCTCGCCGACACCGTCGTCGAGGGCACCGTCGCCGGCGGTGCCGTGACGGTCAAGGTCAACGGCGTGGGCGAGCTGGTCGGCGTGGACATCCGCGCCGGCGGCTTCGACGGCTCCGACGCCGACGACCTCTCCGACCTCGGCGACATGATCGTCGCGGCGTACCGCGACGCGAAGTCCCAGGCCGACGCCGCCGCGGGCGAGGCCCTGGGCCCGCTCGCCGGCGGGCTGGGCGACCTCGGGGGCGGCATGGGTGGCGGGCTGCCCGGGGGCACCCCCGGTCAGCTCGGCTTCTAG